The proteins below come from a single Eremothecium sinecaudum strain ATCC 58844 chromosome II, complete sequence genomic window:
- the SHU1 gene encoding Shu1p (Syntenic homolog of Ashbya gossypii ABR011W; Syntenic homolog of Saccharomyces cerevisiae YHL006C (SHU1)): METDIELVLRKLLDGPPDKSLIFVLGSRSRYFFESELPNGRFAFSSLRAVDNSRRNIKVMFLEKLQYLFIYLTKFEAEGLKSLKQVIIYGLDELIKCNTANFLSASQVRLANLIYSISFRVMRRHNVTVQFVLFRSPGIKDFESLENYWRYIT; this comes from the coding sequence ATGGAAACAGATATTGAACTAGTCCTTCGCAAGTTGCTGGATGGCCCTCCTGATAAATCATTGATATTTGTGCTTGGTTCAAGATCAAGATATTTCTTTGAGAGCGAGCTCCCAAATGGACGGTTTGCATTTTCATCCTTGCGAGCCGTTGATAACAGTAGGCGAAATATCAAAGTGATGTTTCTTGAGAAACTGCAATATCtttttatatatttaaCTAAGTTCGAAGCTGAAGGTCTTAAAAGCTTAAAACAGGTGATAATATATGGGTTGGATGAATTAATAAAATGTAATACTGCTAACTTTTTAAGTGCCAGCCAAGTACGGCTAGCAAATCTAATTTATAGTATATCATTTCGAGTGATGAGGCGACATAATGTGACGGTTCAATTCGTGCTGTTTAGGTCACCTGGGATTAAAGATTTTGAATCACTAGAGAACTATTGGCGATATATTACATAA